The following coding sequences are from one Natrarchaeobaculum sulfurireducens window:
- a CDS encoding NADP-dependent oxidoreductase yields MAQTRQWRLASRPVGEPIHDDFELVTVDRPAPGDGEVLVKTLYQSVDPYMRGRMRDAESYADPWEVGEPMRAGVIGEVLESEADALEPGDVVTGELLWAEHAVADADDLRRVDPDLGPVSTALGVLGMPGVTAYWGLLDVGEPTPGDTVVVSAAAGAVGSVVGQLAQLAGARVVGTAGSDEKVAWLTDELGFDAAINYKETDDLAGAVAETCPDGVDVYFDNVGGPITDAVWPQLNVRSRVVVCGQIALYNATEVPTGPRKLTKLIETRATVEGVLVSDYEDRWGEALRRLSRFIREGDLHYRENVVDGFENAPDAFLGLFEGENVGKQLVKVADRSTETQ; encoded by the coding sequence ATGGCACAGACCAGACAGTGGCGACTCGCCAGTCGGCCCGTCGGTGAACCGATCCACGACGACTTCGAACTCGTGACCGTCGATCGACCTGCGCCCGGCGACGGCGAGGTGCTCGTAAAGACGCTGTACCAGTCGGTCGATCCGTACATGCGCGGTCGAATGCGCGACGCGGAATCATACGCCGACCCGTGGGAGGTCGGTGAGCCGATGCGTGCCGGTGTGATCGGCGAAGTGCTCGAGTCCGAGGCCGACGCGCTCGAGCCCGGCGACGTCGTGACGGGCGAGCTCCTGTGGGCCGAACACGCAGTCGCCGACGCCGATGACCTACGCCGAGTTGATCCCGATCTCGGGCCGGTCTCGACCGCCCTCGGCGTGCTCGGCATGCCCGGAGTCACCGCCTACTGGGGCCTGCTCGACGTGGGCGAGCCGACGCCCGGCGACACCGTCGTCGTCTCCGCGGCAGCAGGCGCGGTCGGCTCCGTTGTCGGCCAGCTCGCTCAGCTCGCGGGCGCTCGAGTCGTCGGTACCGCCGGCAGCGACGAGAAGGTCGCGTGGCTCACCGACGAGCTCGGCTTCGACGCGGCGATCAACTACAAAGAAACTGACGACCTCGCCGGAGCGGTGGCCGAAACCTGCCCGGACGGCGTCGACGTTTACTTCGACAACGTTGGCGGCCCGATCACCGACGCCGTCTGGCCACAACTGAACGTGCGCTCGCGTGTCGTCGTCTGTGGCCAGATCGCACTCTACAACGCGACCGAGGTACCGACCGGCCCGCGAAAGCTCACCAAACTCATCGAGACTCGCGCGACGGTTGAAGGTGTTCTCGTCAGCGACTACGAGGATCGATGGGGAGAGGCGCTACGGCGGCTCTCGCGGTTTATCCGCGAGGGAGACCTGCACTATCGCGAAAACGTCGTCGACGGCTTCGAGAACGCGCCCGACGCGTTCCTCGGGCTGTTCGAAGGAGAGAACGTCGGGAAACAACTCGTGAAAGTCGCAGATCGGTCGACAGAGACACAGTAA
- a CDS encoding PAS domain-containing sensor histidine kinase — protein MNGSTNSNESDTLEETVTAVADPRRFDHLIGHLHDAVVEFVIDDGEPIVTDVNPAFVDLFGYDRADVVGKPLNECVVPSWLEAEATALDERTVAGKVNYRRVRRETADGLREFLYRGIPYETDDGNCRGFAVYTDLTEARRNQSRVDVLNRVLRHNLRNKVTLVAGCVEGLLEELEDDADPTVEQLSETARKSVDELRALAREAGELQRIADASVPDDPHVDAVPLARSVAGQLGRHYPGGTITIDLPETLEVAATDRLEVALESLLENAIVHNPSDDPRVRIEGGYDCEKWAFLAVADDGPGIPPVEREVITGESEITELRHGSGLGLWLVKWTVETFGGEIVFDTSRAGGSRVTIRLQRWNGEA, from the coding sequence GTGAACGGTTCGACGAATTCGAACGAGTCCGACACGCTCGAGGAAACGGTCACTGCCGTAGCCGATCCACGTCGGTTCGACCACCTGATCGGACATCTCCACGATGCTGTCGTCGAGTTCGTGATCGACGACGGAGAGCCGATCGTCACCGACGTCAATCCGGCGTTCGTCGATCTGTTCGGCTACGACCGGGCCGACGTGGTCGGCAAGCCGCTCAACGAGTGTGTCGTTCCATCCTGGCTCGAGGCCGAGGCGACGGCCCTCGACGAACGGACGGTGGCTGGCAAGGTCAACTATCGACGCGTCCGCCGCGAGACGGCCGACGGTCTCCGCGAGTTCCTCTACCGTGGGATTCCCTACGAGACCGACGACGGAAACTGCCGCGGATTCGCCGTCTACACCGATCTCACGGAAGCTCGCCGCAACCAAAGTCGTGTTGACGTCCTCAACCGCGTGTTACGACACAATCTCCGCAACAAGGTCACGCTCGTCGCGGGCTGTGTTGAGGGCTTGCTCGAGGAACTCGAGGACGACGCCGACCCGACCGTCGAACAGCTTTCCGAGACCGCACGCAAAAGCGTCGACGAACTCCGGGCGCTGGCCCGGGAAGCCGGTGAGTTGCAACGAATCGCCGACGCGTCGGTTCCCGACGATCCCCACGTCGACGCCGTCCCCCTCGCCCGCTCGGTGGCTGGCCAGCTCGGTCGGCACTATCCCGGTGGCACCATCACGATCGACCTCCCCGAGACCCTCGAGGTCGCGGCGACCGACCGACTCGAGGTCGCCCTCGAGAGCCTGCTCGAAAACGCGATCGTCCACAATCCGTCGGACGACCCACGGGTCAGGATCGAGGGCGGATACGACTGTGAGAAGTGGGCGTTCCTCGCAGTCGCCGACGACGGTCCAGGGATTCCACCGGTCGAGCGGGAGGTAATCACCGGCGAGAGCGAGATCACCGAGTTACGTCACGGAAGCGGCCTCGGACTGTGGCTCGTCAAGTGGACCGTCGAGACCTTTGGCGGCGAGATCGTGTTCGATACGAGCCGTGCAGGTGGCTCTCGAGTCACGATTCGCCTGCAACGCTGGAACGGGGAGGCGTGA
- a CDS encoding FAD-binding protein: MREHDVLVVGGGGAGLRAAIAAHEHGADVAIVSKLHPVRSHTGAAEGGVNAALDPEDSIESHAYDTMKGADYLADAPAVETFAETIPEEVTQLELWGMAFSREDDGRIAQRPFGGMSFPRTAYAGAETGHHMLHTLYEQVVKRGVQVYDEWYVTQLAVTDHDDPTDRACHGLVALDIQSGELAGFRARNGVILATGGAGQVFEHTTNAVANTGDGMAMAYRAGVPLEDMEFIQFHPTSLPSTGVLVTEGVRGEGGRLFNVEGERFMFEHGYANNAGELASRDVVSRAELTEVNKGRGVDDDYVYLDMRHLGEGRILDRLENIVHLAEDFEGADALTEPMPVKPGAHYTMGGIEVDEYGQTCIDGLYAAGEAACVSMHGANRLGGNSLAETIVFGRLAGEHAAGAALEKPKIGTGKPDVYEQADLGPEIELGTVERDAAVADGGPALEPAETVERTLQVERERIERLLECDGGVSAATVRRKVQDTMGRYVNVFREESGIEQALGDLRDARELYEDVAVDDPSRTYNTNLTQTLEVRNLLDVAEAVAVGALARTEFRGAHWRAAHQERKDDEWLKHTMLSWNSGDPELWYRPVILEGELQTYEPKARSY; this comes from the coding sequence ATGCGCGAACACGACGTGCTCGTCGTCGGGGGTGGCGGGGCCGGCCTTCGCGCCGCGATTGCGGCCCACGAACACGGAGCCGACGTTGCGATCGTCTCGAAGCTCCACCCTGTCCGATCACACACTGGTGCGGCCGAGGGCGGCGTCAACGCTGCGCTCGACCCCGAAGACTCGATCGAGAGCCACGCGTACGATACGATGAAGGGGGCGGACTACCTCGCAGACGCCCCGGCCGTCGAGACGTTCGCCGAGACGATCCCCGAGGAGGTCACCCAGCTCGAGCTATGGGGGATGGCTTTCTCGCGTGAGGACGACGGTCGGATCGCCCAGCGACCGTTCGGTGGGATGTCGTTCCCGCGAACGGCCTACGCGGGCGCTGAGACGGGCCATCACATGTTACATACGCTGTACGAGCAGGTGGTCAAACGCGGCGTCCAGGTCTACGACGAGTGGTACGTCACCCAGCTCGCCGTCACCGACCACGACGACCCGACCGATCGGGCGTGTCACGGCCTCGTCGCCCTCGATATCCAGAGCGGCGAACTGGCGGGCTTTCGGGCCAGAAACGGCGTCATCCTCGCGACCGGCGGGGCTGGACAGGTCTTCGAACACACGACCAACGCCGTCGCGAACACCGGCGACGGCATGGCGATGGCCTACCGCGCGGGTGTCCCGCTCGAGGACATGGAGTTCATTCAGTTCCACCCGACGTCCCTGCCGAGTACGGGCGTCCTCGTCACCGAGGGCGTTCGCGGTGAGGGCGGACGCCTGTTCAACGTCGAGGGTGAGCGGTTCATGTTCGAACACGGCTACGCCAACAACGCCGGCGAACTCGCCTCCCGCGACGTCGTTTCGCGAGCCGAGCTCACGGAGGTCAACAAGGGCCGGGGCGTCGACGACGACTACGTCTACCTCGACATGCGCCACCTCGGCGAAGGGCGCATTCTCGATCGACTCGAGAACATCGTCCACCTCGCGGAGGACTTCGAGGGGGCCGACGCCCTTACAGAGCCGATGCCGGTGAAACCCGGCGCTCACTACACGATGGGCGGCATCGAGGTCGATGAGTACGGCCAGACCTGCATCGATGGGCTCTACGCGGCCGGCGAAGCCGCCTGTGTCTCGATGCACGGGGCGAACCGCCTGGGTGGGAACTCACTCGCCGAGACGATCGTGTTCGGTCGGCTAGCCGGCGAACACGCCGCCGGTGCAGCCCTCGAGAAACCAAAGATCGGGACCGGGAAACCCGACGTCTACGAGCAAGCCGACCTCGGCCCCGAGATCGAACTCGGCACCGTCGAGCGTGATGCCGCGGTCGCCGACGGCGGCCCGGCGCTCGAGCCCGCAGAGACCGTCGAGCGAACGCTTCAGGTCGAACGCGAACGAATCGAACGACTGCTCGAGTGCGACGGCGGCGTCTCGGCGGCTACCGTCCGGAGAAAGGTTCAGGACACGATGGGGAGATACGTCAACGTCTTCCGCGAGGAGTCGGGGATCGAACAGGCGCTAGGAGACCTCCGTGACGCTCGCGAGCTGTACGAGGACGTCGCCGTCGACGATCCATCCCGGACGTACAACACGAATCTGACGCAAACGCTCGAGGTGCGCAACCTGCTTGACGTCGCCGAGGCGGTCGCCGTCGGTGCACTTGCCCGAACCGAGTTCCGCGGTGCTCACTGGCGAGCGGCTCACCAGGAGCGCAAGGACGACGAGTGGCTCAAACACACCATGCTCTCGTGGAACAGTGGCGATCCCGAACTCTGGTATCGGCCCGTGATTCTCGAGGGCGAGTTACAGACCTACGAGCCGAAAGCCCGGAGCTACTGA
- a CDS encoding ABC transporter permease — translation MLSVGFRALFRREVLRFVRRPKNTFMPPAITNVLYFAVFGVILGGRIDEPVSGIGYILFLIPGLVVLGTISNAFENASFSIFHGRWNEYIHETLTSPLSYVEMVVAYVAASAVRGLIVGVIVAVIGALFVPLSIENGLFLVATMVVIAALFSGLGIVGGLVARDFDDLTVMNQFILRPLVFFGAVFYSLTMLEPIWQYVSLLNPMVYMVDSVRYGLLGYSDMLQIAPAAYAELAPYASLGVLTLLTVAVMALDVYLFKIGYGLTD, via the coding sequence ATGCTGTCGGTCGGCTTCCGTGCCCTGTTTCGGCGCGAAGTGTTGCGGTTCGTCCGGCGGCCGAAGAACACGTTCATGCCGCCGGCGATCACGAACGTCCTTTACTTTGCGGTCTTCGGGGTCATCCTCGGCGGACGGATCGACGAGCCTGTTTCCGGGATTGGCTACATCCTCTTTCTGATCCCCGGTCTCGTGGTCCTGGGAACGATCTCGAACGCCTTCGAGAACGCCTCGTTTTCGATCTTCCACGGCCGGTGGAACGAGTACATCCACGAGACGCTCACCTCGCCGCTGTCCTACGTCGAGATGGTCGTCGCCTACGTGGCTGCCAGTGCGGTTCGGGGACTGATCGTCGGCGTCATCGTCGCCGTCATTGGTGCCCTGTTCGTCCCGTTGAGTATCGAGAACGGCCTCTTTCTGGTCGCGACGATGGTCGTCATCGCCGCGCTCTTTTCGGGGCTGGGGATCGTTGGCGGGCTGGTCGCCCGGGACTTCGACGACCTGACCGTGATGAACCAGTTCATCCTGCGGCCGCTGGTGTTCTTCGGCGCGGTCTTTTACTCGCTAACGATGCTCGAGCCGATCTGGCAGTACGTCTCGCTGTTGAACCCGATGGTCTACATGGTCGACAGCGTCCGATACGGCTTGCTCGGGTATTCCGACATGCTCCAGATCGCACCGGCTGCCTACGCCGAACTCGCCCCGTACGCCTCGCTCGGGGTCCTCACACTGTTGACCGTTGCCGTCATGGCACTCGACGTCTATCTGTTCAAAATCGGCTACGGGCTGACGGACTGA
- a CDS encoding ABC transporter ATP-binding protein: MPPAIETVDLVKEYGDLRALQELTLTVEEGEFFGLLGPNGAGKTTFINTLVGLVRKSGGEARVFGYDVESDYREARDAIGLAPQEFNVDRFFPIREVLMHKAGYHGVPEDEAAERADEVLKRVGIYDKRNERFDWLSGGMKRRLLLARALVTDPDLLILDEPTAGVDVQLRHDLWELVTELNEEGTTILLTTHYIEEAERLCDRVAIVNEGRKVTVATPDELKQRGTDTISLRLESPVTSSLAADLESDLGAYAHAVTAAGNTLEVRVDDGGSTVPQLLSDLETRGHEIVDLEISRTSLEEIFVDLTRSEDRTVTRSSAASADGDDADRRQEREQEGVA; the protein is encoded by the coding sequence ATGCCACCGGCCATCGAGACCGTCGATCTCGTCAAGGAGTACGGCGACCTTCGTGCGTTACAGGAACTCACGCTGACGGTCGAGGAGGGCGAATTCTTCGGCTTGCTCGGCCCGAACGGGGCCGGCAAGACGACGTTTATCAACACGTTGGTCGGACTCGTCCGCAAGTCCGGCGGCGAGGCCCGCGTCTTCGGCTACGACGTCGAAAGCGACTACCGCGAAGCACGCGACGCCATCGGCCTCGCCCCTCAGGAGTTCAACGTCGATCGCTTTTTTCCCATTCGCGAGGTGCTGATGCACAAGGCTGGTTACCACGGGGTTCCCGAAGACGAGGCCGCCGAACGTGCCGACGAGGTGCTCAAACGCGTCGGAATCTACGACAAACGAAACGAGCGGTTCGACTGGCTCTCCGGTGGGATGAAACGCCGACTGCTACTCGCCAGGGCGCTCGTGACCGATCCCGACTTGCTCATCTTAGACGAGCCGACGGCGGGCGTCGACGTCCAGCTCCGCCACGACCTCTGGGAACTCGTTACCGAACTCAACGAAGAGGGGACGACGATCCTGCTGACGACCCACTACATCGAAGAGGCCGAGCGTCTCTGTGATCGGGTCGCCATCGTGAACGAAGGGCGAAAGGTCACCGTCGCGACGCCCGACGAGCTGAAACAGCGCGGGACCGATACGATCTCACTCCGTCTCGAGTCGCCGGTCACCTCGTCGTTGGCGGCCGATCTCGAGAGCGATCTCGGCGCGTACGCCCACGCTGTCACAGCGGCGGGTAACACGCTCGAGGTTCGTGTCGACGACGGCGGCTCGACCGTCCCACAGTTGCTCAGCGACCTCGAAACGAGGGGCCACGAGATCGTCGATCTCGAGATCTCGCGGACGTCGCTCGAGGAGATCTTCGTCGATCTGACTCGAAGCGAAGATCGGACGGTGACCAGATCGTCGGCTGCGAGTGCTGACGGCGACGACGCTGATAGGAGACAGGAACGCGAACAGGAGGGGGTCGCCTGA
- a CDS encoding CBS domain-containing protein, whose product MMWSFRVGSVFGIPIKLDVTFLLILPIFAYLIGMQIGEVADILNLTMGAGIDVAAVTSPWWMPWALGLTAALGLFFGVFLHELGHSLTAQRYGFPIDSITLWLLGGVAALSEMPEDWKQEFNIAIAGPIVSVLVGIASYALFLVTPESMNGAQFVLAYLAILNVFLAIFNMLPAFPMDGGRILRALLARSQPYARATQQAASIGKMFAIFLGLFGLFAFNIILIAVAFFIYIAASSEAQQVTMKAAFQDVTVADIMTPAGELHTVEPDATVAELFQRMFTERHTGYPVIESDAWGDDRLIGLVTLSDARGIDPVERDAYTVEDVMTTDLETIEPGSDAMAAIERMQKNGIGRLLVVEGDDLVGIISRSDLMTAFDIVQKSGGSVDLRGRPRSAQQISQ is encoded by the coding sequence ATGATGTGGAGTTTCCGGGTCGGATCCGTCTTTGGTATCCCGATCAAGCTCGACGTGACTTTTCTGTTGATTCTCCCGATCTTTGCGTATCTGATCGGGATGCAGATCGGTGAGGTCGCCGATATCCTCAACCTCACGATGGGTGCGGGAATCGACGTCGCAGCCGTGACGTCGCCGTGGTGGATGCCGTGGGCACTTGGATTGACCGCCGCTCTCGGACTGTTTTTCGGCGTTTTTCTCCACGAACTCGGCCACTCACTGACCGCACAGCGGTATGGCTTTCCGATCGATTCGATCACGCTGTGGCTGCTCGGCGGCGTCGCCGCGCTCTCGGAGATGCCGGAAGACTGGAAACAGGAGTTCAATATCGCCATCGCCGGCCCGATCGTCTCGGTGCTCGTCGGCATCGCCTCGTATGCGCTCTTTCTGGTGACGCCCGAGTCGATGAACGGCGCTCAGTTCGTTCTCGCCTATCTGGCGATCCTGAACGTCTTCCTCGCGATCTTCAACATGCTTCCAGCGTTTCCGATGGACGGCGGGCGTATCCTGCGAGCCCTGCTCGCTCGAAGTCAGCCGTATGCTCGGGCGACCCAGCAGGCCGCGAGCATCGGCAAGATGTTCGCGATCTTCCTCGGGCTGTTCGGCCTGTTCGCGTTCAACATCATCCTCATCGCGGTCGCGTTTTTCATCTACATCGCCGCCTCGAGCGAGGCCCAGCAGGTGACGATGAAAGCAGCGTTCCAGGACGTCACTGTCGCCGATATCATGACTCCCGCGGGGGAGTTGCACACGGTCGAACCGGACGCGACGGTCGCCGAACTGTTCCAACGGATGTTCACCGAGCGTCACACTGGCTATCCGGTCATCGAGAGCGACGCCTGGGGTGACGACCGGCTGATCGGGCTCGTGACGCTCTCTGACGCTCGCGGGATCGATCCGGTCGAACGCGATGCATACACCGTCGAGGACGTGATGACGACGGACCTCGAGACGATCGAGCCCGGCTCTGACGCGATGGCGGCGATCGAGCGAATGCAGAAAAACGGCATCGGCCGGCTGCTCGTCGTCGAGGGCGACGATCTCGTGGGTATCATCTCCCGGTCTGACCTGATGACGGCGTTCGACATCGTCCAGAAAAGTGGCGGCAGCGTCGACTTGCGCGGACGGCCACGGTCGGCCCAGCAAATCAGCCAGTAA
- a CDS encoding MarR family transcriptional regulator — protein sequence MTAQTHTLDRPTLVPAEVTSPQAKLVYLYLDATGGASVGDLNQTLAMNKLSVLSVLESLSSRDLVVKSGSEYTTVN from the coding sequence ATGACTGCACAGACACACACCCTCGACCGACCGACCCTCGTCCCCGCCGAAGTCACCTCACCCCAGGCCAAGCTCGTCTACCTCTACCTCGACGCGACCGGCGGCGCGTCCGTCGGCGACCTGAACCAGACGCTCGCGATGAACAAGCTGTCGGTCCTGAGCGTCCTCGAGTCGCTCTCGAGTCGCGACCTCGTCGTGAAATCCGGCTCAGAGTACACGACGGTCAACTGA
- a CDS encoding 50S ribosomal protein L16 codes for MSDKPASMYREISKPAYTRREYITGIPGSKIAQHKMGDVSADPEEYPVQISLVTEEEVQIRHGSLEASRLSANRHMLKNAGENNYKMILRKFPHHVIRENKQATGAGADRVSDGMRQSFGKIVGTAARIDRGDRIFTIWCDVDDAAFAKDALRRAYNKITPPCRVVVERGEEQLIA; via the coding sequence ATGTCCGACAAACCTGCCTCCATGTACCGGGAGATCAGTAAGCCGGCATATACGCGCCGCGAATACATCACCGGTATCCCGGGCTCGAAGATCGCACAGCACAAGATGGGCGACGTCAGCGCCGACCCTGAGGAGTACCCCGTTCAGATCAGCCTCGTCACCGAAGAGGAAGTCCAGATCCGCCACGGCAGCCTCGAGGCCTCGCGTCTGTCGGCTAACCGCCACATGCTCAAAAACGCCGGAGAGAACAACTACAAGATGATCCTCCGGAAGTTCCCCCACCACGTCATCCGCGAGAACAAGCAGGCGACGGGTGCGGGTGCAGACCGTGTTTCCGACGGGATGCGCCAGTCGTTCGGGAAGATCGTCGGCACCGCCGCCCGCATCGACCGCGGCGACCGTATCTTCACGATCTGGTGTGACGTCGATGACGCCGCCTTCGCCAAAGACGCACTCCGTCGTGCCTACAACAAGATCACGCCGCCGTGTCGCGTGGTCGTCGAACGCGGCGAAGAGCAGCTGATCGCGTAA
- a CDS encoding ATP-grasp domain-containing protein has translation MIELAVANDQETFRRMREPLAERGIRATHVPASERVIALGEDTTWDANEYDVGYVYPGRLMEGGVADALLEVPWLNDRDAVLTSRNKAEVIARFERAGLPVPHSVYVSNDVSETELVDVFERFEPPVVVKPNSTTRGVGVAKAHDLDSFLGICDYLSLVHDYRATGDRSFLVQEYLPGATDYRVMVLEGEYVGAVERRLPETASARGQWKHNVHRGAEATGVELPQAWREIAESVAHELEIPFLGVDLLETGDRLVVNETNARPTIDAATKYEAGFYDRLADAIRSAVEA, from the coding sequence ATGATCGAACTGGCGGTCGCAAACGACCAGGAGACGTTCCGGCGGATGCGCGAGCCCCTCGCCGAACGAGGTATCCGGGCAACTCACGTGCCCGCAAGCGAGCGCGTTATCGCGCTGGGGGAAGACACCACGTGGGACGCCAACGAGTACGACGTCGGGTACGTCTATCCCGGTCGGCTGATGGAAGGCGGAGTCGCCGACGCCCTGCTCGAAGTGCCGTGGCTCAACGACCGCGACGCCGTCCTCACCTCGCGGAACAAAGCCGAAGTGATCGCCCGATTCGAGCGAGCCGGTCTGCCGGTTCCACACTCGGTCTACGTCTCGAACGACGTCTCCGAGACCGAGCTGGTCGACGTCTTCGAGCGGTTCGAGCCGCCAGTCGTCGTCAAACCGAACTCGACGACCAGAGGCGTCGGTGTCGCGAAAGCACACGACCTCGATTCGTTCCTGGGGATCTGTGACTACCTCTCGCTGGTCCACGACTACCGGGCGACCGGCGACCGCTCGTTTCTCGTCCAGGAATACCTCCCCGGGGCGACCGACTACCGCGTGATGGTCCTCGAGGGCGAGTACGTTGGCGCGGTCGAGCGTCGGCTCCCCGAGACCGCCAGCGCGCGCGGCCAGTGGAAACACAACGTCCACCGGGGGGCCGAGGCAACCGGCGTCGAGTTGCCCCAGGCCTGGCGCGAAATCGCCGAATCAGTGGCTCACGAACTCGAAATTCCGTTTCTCGGTGTCGACCTGCTCGAGACGGGCGACCGGCTGGTAGTCAACGAGACGAACGCCCGACCGACGATCGACGCGGCGACGAAGTACGAAGCGGGATTCTACGACCGGCTCGCGGACGCGATCCGCTCGGCTGTCGAGGCGTGA
- a CDS encoding Hsp20/alpha crystallin family protein encodes MRRDDRDEPFDDLFREIERMMNEMMNSADRDVGFDSATNAENGFGMDTHVDIHETDEEVRVIADLPGVEKEQIELECDGEMLTISAGTEHRQYDERVSLPTRVNEHTASATYNNGVLEVVFEPAEQSSDISLE; translated from the coding sequence ATGCGAAGAGACGACCGCGACGAGCCCTTCGACGACCTCTTTCGTGAAATCGAGCGCATGATGAACGAAATGATGAACAGTGCCGACCGTGACGTCGGCTTCGATTCCGCAACCAACGCCGAGAACGGCTTCGGGATGGACACGCACGTCGATATCCACGAGACCGACGAGGAGGTCCGCGTCATCGCCGACCTTCCGGGGGTCGAGAAAGAACAGATCGAACTCGAGTGCGACGGCGAAATGCTGACGATCTCCGCCGGCACCGAACACCGCCAGTACGACGAGCGCGTCTCGCTTCCAACCCGAGTCAACGAGCACACGGCCTCCGCAACGTACAACAACGGCGTCCTCGAGGTCGTCTTCGAGCCAGCCGAACAGTCCTCGGACATCAGTCTCGAGTAA
- a CDS encoding type II glyceraldehyde-3-phosphate dehydrogenase: MIQVAINGYGTIGKRVADAVALQPDMEVLGVAKTRPNFEAEMAIEKGFPLYAAIEDRADQFAEAGLEIAGLVDELIADADVVVDATPSGIGAENKTLYEDHETPALYQGGEDADIADVSFNARSNYAEAIGVDHVRVVSCNTTGLSRVIAPLREAYGVEKVRATLVRRGGDPGQTGRGPINDILPNPVTIPSHHGPDVETIFDDLDIDTLGMKVPATLMHMHSLNVTLEEEVDADDVRGLFADESRLFLIPERFAIDGSGKLKEYAMDAGRPRADIWENCIWEESISTVGRDLYLFQGIHQESDVVPENVDAIRAVLGEADAETSVETTNETLGIGL, translated from the coding sequence ATGATACAGGTCGCGATCAACGGCTACGGTACGATCGGCAAACGCGTTGCGGATGCCGTTGCCCTCCAGCCCGATATGGAGGTTCTCGGCGTCGCCAAGACTCGGCCGAACTTCGAGGCCGAGATGGCTATCGAGAAGGGATTCCCGCTGTACGCAGCGATCGAAGACCGCGCCGACCAGTTCGCCGAGGCCGGCCTCGAAATCGCCGGTCTCGTCGACGAACTGATCGCTGACGCGGACGTCGTCGTCGACGCGACGCCGTCGGGGATCGGTGCCGAGAACAAGACGCTCTACGAGGACCACGAGACGCCCGCGCTCTACCAGGGTGGCGAGGACGCCGACATCGCCGACGTTAGCTTCAACGCTCGCTCGAACTACGCCGAGGCAATCGGTGTCGACCACGTCCGGGTCGTCTCCTGTAACACCACCGGCCTCTCGCGGGTCATCGCACCGCTTCGCGAGGCGTACGGCGTCGAGAAGGTCCGCGCGACGCTCGTCCGCCGTGGTGGCGACCCCGGCCAGACCGGCCGCGGCCCGATCAACGACATCCTCCCGAACCCGGTCACCATCCCCTCTCACCACGGCCCCGACGTCGAGACGATCTTCGACGACCTCGACATCGACACGCTCGGAATGAAGGTTCCGGCAACGCTGATGCACATGCACAGCTTAAACGTCACGCTCGAGGAGGAAGTCGACGCCGACGACGTTCGCGGCCTGTTCGCCGACGAGTCGCGCCTGTTCTTGATCCCCGAGCGGTTCGCAATCGACGGCAGCGGCAAGCTCAAAGAGTACGCCATGGACGCCGGCCGTCCACGCGCGGACATCTGGGAGAACTGCATCTGGGAGGAATCGATCTCGACAGTCGGTCGCGATCTGTATCTCTTCCAGGGCATCCACCAGGAGTCAGACGTCGTCCCGGAGAACGTCGACGCGATCCGGGCGGTCCTCGGCGAAGCCGACGCCGAAACGAGCGTCGAGACCACGAACGAGACACTCGGCATCGGCCTGTAG